Part of the Calliopsis andreniformis isolate RMS-2024a chromosome 12, iyCalAndr_principal, whole genome shotgun sequence genome, TCCCTTAGCGGTTTGCGTCCCAATCCTTTGTCTATATTAGCATAAAATTCCGCATGAATTCTTCGAAGAATATCTTccaaatataataaatagtcATCGTCATCCTCATcatgaatatttttttcatcaaCTTTTGCAGTCTCCTCTTTTACATTTTGTACTGGCTCTGTAGATggtaaattttcatttttttctaatactttattacatTTACTTTCATCACTAGAATTAGGATTCAGTTCATTATCCTTCTTGGTATCATCTTTGGTTTTTTCATCATTATTTTCTTTAGATTCACATGCATTATCTTTATCTTCAGGCATTTTCTCAACTACATTTTCAGAGCTGTTATCTGTTGTAACAGGTTCATTTGATAATTCAGAGGAACCATTTTTATCAGTTTCAGTTTGATTATCATCAGTACAAACTTCATTTGTATTCTGTAATTCAGGTGGAACTGGTATATCATTTTTTTCTAATCCTGGTGGTACGTTTATATCACCAGTATGACGGAAAAAGTGATAGGGTTTAACTTGAACCAAATTTCCACAACCTTGCCATACATCTTCTCTATCATCTATAATGCACACCAAATCATCTCCACAAGGAAACAAAGCTCTGTAATAATTAGATATTTCTACATATAAATCagtgtaataacaataatactttaaatgtatatattatgtaattaatgaaataattttagatAAATATATAAACTATATAAAGTGATACAAAAATCATACTTGAGATTAGCTGTTTTCAATGTAGGATCGAAACATTCAGCTCTTGAAAGTATTCTATGAGAAAATAAAACTCCATCTTTATCCAACAATGCTGCTACAGCATGTGCATAATTTCTTGCTCCAAATGTACATATATGTAATTCATATAAACGACTCATTTCAGATAAAAAATGTCTGGTGTGAGGCCTTAACCGAGTATGATACCATACAGAATTTGGCCCATAAAGTTGATAATGATAAACATCCTATAAATTCCAAATAAGTGATGCAATCTAATTGTTTCTATTTCATACATGTAATTACCTTCATGTTGGGGGGAACATCATCATTTGTTGTATGAACAATTGTTTGATCAAGATCAACAAGTAATGCTAACTTTCGCTCATTTAATAAGTGTTCTATATCTTTCTTTCCAAGTTTTTCTGCCAATTCTGGGCATACTTTTAACTCTGGTACACTATGTACTATTGGTACGCTAGCTTGTGATACTTGtacattttcattttctttacCAACTCCTTCAACCCTTAAATCTACACCGCATTCAGCACACAAATCTTTCATTACAGTTGGATGTCGACATCCTTCCAGTACCATCACCACTTGCCTGAAATGATAATACCTAGTTCATGTAAACTTTACAATACACCTTTCAATTGATAGTTATAAGGTTAAGACAAACATGTACCCAGGTTGAACAATATCTCCTTCCTTCACCAACAGTTTTATAACACGTCCAAATCGTGTGGCTCGAAACTTTTTTTCAGGACCCTTCACATCTTCTGTTCCTGGAGTAATGTTTTGATATAAAAACAATACTCTGCCCGCTGAAACCATCGCATCCATTCGAATCctccattttaatatttttgctgGCTGTCCACCATTCGGAAATGTGACTTCTATCGTGCCCATAATTCTTCAGTAGTGAACATTCAGACAGCAAAATAATATCTGTTACCGCAAGAAATGAAatcgttgactgctaaagccTTAACGTTTTTGCGCGGGAGATAACGTAAACACATTGATGCTTAACTTCTCGCATCGACGCACACACGTGCACATACACATATTCTGGTACACACTcgtgatatacatatgtatatgtattcaaGTTATAACATTATTTTCGTTTCTTGAAAgtatattttcttatttatgcAAATTAAAAGTACAACCAATTTTGAAATGTTACTTATACTTTACGAAATTAGTGCAATGGGACAAATAatatataacaataaaaattgacTAGTTAGCTCTGCCAAATTGGCTTGGTTGACATAAGCGTAATGCATTTATTTTTAGTATAAAATTTCCCTAGTGTCACCTAACTGTTTATACTTTTATGGTTTCCTGTAGTttgttttaaaaagaaattaatattcaaatttataagtaccttcagGTTTAAAATTTCATATTCAGTAAAAGAGGATTTTCCTGAAATATAGACCTCTGTTAATGTAAAAAAGACTGTCAATCTCTTTTGTAGAACATATAtacatttatttgtatttggtataagttttataattattagaTATTGTTTAAATAGTATTATTATAGCTGAAATATACTATTATCGATTGTTTTGTACAATATGTGAGTTATATTCGTAAAATATAGTATCCTTAAAATCTTCAATGTTAATTATATTTCAGTTCCTCAAGGAGCACGTTCATATATATAAAACAAAATCTTCTTTTAACATTTCTCGTCCGCAATATCCATCTATGATATAAAATTAACAAGTTAGTCATCTAATCAATGAATCGTTTTTGACAGAATTTAACTTACCTGGTTTTCTGAatcctctttctttttcttaacTCTGCTGTTGAGAATATAATACTTGTAATCTATATACCCATCAGGTTTTTCATCAAGTGGAGGTGGGACAAAAATACCAAGCACTTCAGGTAACATAAAGGGTTTCAACCATGTTACAAGTGGAGTACGACCTTTAGTATATTGTCCATCACGATGATAAAATAATAAGCCATCTAAAGGATGTAAATATGAAAGATTTGCTAGTGCTAAACTTATGTCAGTATCACAACTGATATTTGGTAGAGATAATATAGGAAATGTATTTATATGTGTATCTCTTCCTTGTAATTCTTTTATTTCTTGTAATTGTGATTTTAACCAAAAAAATCTAAATTCAGTCTgaagaaaaaaaattaatttcagtttatatttgttgcatttgaatttaaaaaatatctgtTTTTGTGACATGAGGACTAAAAATCTTACATCACAGTTCATCAAAGATTGGTTGGACCATGCAAGTACATCCAAGACACAATATACTTTTTGTTGTTTCAGCCACAAACAATCAATAATAGTGCAACTACTTCTATGACCAGAGGAATTACCACCTGGAAGTGCAGAATAAAATCTACCAAGTTGGATACCCCTCTTATTGTATGCTTTAGTTACACcctataaaatagaaaaatatgatCAAATACAACCATCTTATTCTTTCTTCTACTTAATACTTTTTTTCAACATACTTTACATGCAACTACTAAAGTTCGTTTTCCTTGTGGACAAGGGACTATAATCCACTTTTCTACAAAATCTTGAGGCACATCAAACATCCATTCAGACATCATTAATTGATTTGCATAATTTTTATTTCGCTTAGAAGCATGATATTTCTTTTTATCATGTTCATCAATTTCCATTTCTTCCTTAAGTTCATCTTCTTCAGAATTAAAAGCTTCCTCTAATATTCCACGTCctacattaaatgcaatatcccTACATCTAACAAATAATatcattattaccattattattgtCATTTAATGTAAATTACATGaatatatacaaaatatatgCATACTTCTTTTGGATCTGTAATAAACGCTGGCGTCTTAAATCTTGATGAGTATCAATGTTGTCAATATCTAGGTTATAATTACTCTTTCTAATGGGCTTTTTGTAAAATATAGCACGTGGATTActattttctttttcatttgtACCTTTTATATTATCCTTTATTTCAGTTGCCATGATTGTATGAATACTTGTTATGATAGACAAAACTGTGCATGAAAAAAATAAGTATATTTAATTAAACCTTACTATTTGAAACTaaagaaaaacaaataaaataattaatattgttctttcttattatattatttcaGTTTAAACAATCCATGTATCGGagtatattattattttacaaCCTTACTTTTTTCTGCTCTTACTCACaattattttacaatatttttgtAACAATTTCGTGTGCCTTatacatgaaatacaaaacgtttttatacattttattctgtTCTGCTATGCGTATACACTGTTGTATGAAGACGTGTTTACATACTTATGTACTCTGACGTCCATTCATAGCAAGATTCTTTCATATTTGCTTCAACACATATTAATGCACTCAGTAAGTGCGTAAAAGTATTTTCACGAATAGTTCCTTCTACGTTATATGATTGGCAACAAGCAACAAGTGCTTCCAACGTTAATTTccggaaaaataaaatataatcttcGTAGACTTACGATAAAACTAACTAAAAAGGGAAAGTAACTTGAGATAACCACACTTGATCTACTTCCATTTTAAACGAAGACATCTACGTAGTGTCacgtaatttttattttactgaaaatatattagaaagcaatattaataaattgtcTGACAATGACAAGAATTTTCTCAACGGTTGCACTAATTGTTTGAcaattaagaaataaattttaagTGAATAGTTTATAACAATTTGACATCTGTCAGAATCATTGTATATGAtagaatatatatatttttacagtTTTATCAAGAACATTTTGATTAAAAACAAGAATGGATGACCAACAATTGAACAACTTAATTAAGTGGTTAGATACATTTGATCTTCAAGTTCCTCACTCAACAGTAGAAGATATAAGCGATGGTGTTGCTTTAGCAGATGTTTTAGCCCAAATAGCTCCTGAATGGTTCACTGCTGCTTGGAGAGCAAAAATTAAAGCAGATGTTAATTCTAATTGGAGACTGAAAGTCAGTAACCTTAAAAAGATTATTGAAGCTGTAATGGAATATTACATAGAATGTTTAAATCAACAATTGTCTGGTTATGTTAAACCTGATGCAACTAAAATTGGTGAACATTGTGATAACTATGAATTGCGTCGTTTGTTACAATTGATTCTTGGATGTGCAGTTAATTGCAATCAAAAGCAGCAATATATAACAAGAATTATGAGCATGGAGGAAACTGTTCAGCAAGCTATTATGCAAAGTATTCAAGAATTGGAGAGCAATATGCATGGACCAAGATTAAGTTTGGGTACTAGTCTTAACTTTGAATCTTTGGATGTAGCTGATGGTACTCAGCAAAGACTATTGGCAGAGCTTCAATTAACTGTTGATATGAAAGAACAGTTGGCACAAAAGTGTCATGAGCTTGATCAACAATTATCCCTTTTGCAAGAAGAGAAAGCAGCATTGGTAGCTGAAAATAAAAAACTTCAAGAAAGATTGGATGAATTTGAAAACCCAGAAGAAACTGGTTCCATTTTAAAGTATTCTGGTCTTAGGAAGCAGGTAGAAGCTCTTAAGGATGAACTATTTAAGGTAGAAACATCTAGGGATGATTACAGATTAAAAGTAGAACTATTAGAAAAGGAAGTATTAGAATTACAGTCTAGACAAGAAGATTTACAAAAAGCTGCTGAAGAGGCTAATCACTTGAAAGATGAAATTGATGCACTGAGAGAAACTGCAGATAAAGTTTCTAAATATGAACTTACAATTGAATCATACAAGAAGAAAATGGAAGATTTAAGTGATTTAAGAAGACAGGTAAAAATATTAGAAGAtaaaaatttagaatatttGCAATCCAAAATAGATTATGAGGAGGAATCAAAACGGACTGCAATGTTACGTAATCATTTAGATGCTTGCAAACAGCAACTCACAGAAATTCATCATAAATTAGGTGAACAAACTAATAAATGTGACAAACTTGAATTTGAAGAAAAAAAGTTAAAAGCAAAACTGAGCACCTTGCAAAGAGAAAGAGACAGATTAATTGTTGAAAGAGATGCTTTAAAAGAAACAAATGAAGAATTAAAATGTACACAACTACAAGCAGCAGAAAATATATCCAAACCTAGTACTGATAGTACTGTTGAAAATACAGAAATGATACCAATTGAAATCAAAgaaaaattattatgtttacagcATGAAAATAAAATGTTAAAGCTTAAGCAAAAAGGAAATGAAGACAAATTGCCTACAGTTCAAGCACTGTTAGAGGATTCAGAAGAAAGATTGAATACAATTAGAGGTCAATATCGCAAAGCTAATCAAAGAATAATTGAATTGGAAAATAGGCTAGAAGAAGCATTGGGAAATCAATCAAGTGGAGAAAACAAAACTGATAGTGTTAATTTAGGACAAAAAATAACACAGTTGCAAGATGAATTAGAAACAGTACAAGCAGAGAATGAGCGTCTGCTTCTTCAAGTCGAAGAACGAGAGAATGCTTTGCAAGCTCAGAAACAAAAAGCTTTTGCCCTTCAAGAAAAATTAACGCGTAGAGAATACGACAATGCAGCACTTGAAGAACGTTATAAAAAATATGTAGAAAAAGCGAAAAGTGTTATAAAAAGTTTAGATCCTAAACAGAATACCTCATCTCCCAATGAAGTGGCTGTTTTAAGGAATCAAATTTTAGAGCAACGTAAAATAATGGAAAATATGGAACGATCTTTAAAAGAATCAAAATATATTAAAGAAATGGAAGAAAAGTTAATGGTATCTGCTTTCTATCGTTTAGGTTTATCTTGTCACAGAGAAGCAATAGATCAACGGCTTGCAGCTTTAAGTTCAGGTCAGGGGCAATCTTTTTTAGCAAGACAAAGACAACCATCTGGTAGACGTCATTTGCCTTACAATTctaaataaaatgtaaaaaaaatatctTAGTAGCTTTCACTTGAATTAAAGTTAACAAAATAGCAATATTatagtaaaaattatttaaggCATTGTAATATGTTtaatatttctataattttatgtatgttaatattttatgtatgttaatattttatgtatattttacTATTCTTTTAATTATAGACAAAGATTTATAATCGATTTAAAAAAACGTCTAATTGCTTGTGTATAAGTGCAGTTTTGAGACCTCAatatattactcattttatgtatATACTGTACATGCACAGTAAATATATTTATGCCTGTGAAGcataataaatatgtatactGGTTACATGAATCTCATAGTATAAGAATGTTTTTACTTGTATAAGAATTATAATAGTATTAATGTGCCTCCtactatttctattgtatattaTACAATATGTAACAAACATATAACTACTAGTGAGGTACACTAACATACACTAAATTTTTGAAACTTTAGTCTTGAGTATTTTGAAATATGAAGAATTTATTAAGGAAAGACTGTCAGATATGGTAAATATGTTTAAAGGAAATAAAGAAGTATTGAAAATAAGCCAAACATTTAATATATTGCAACAAATCTGATATACAAGATTtttcaaaaaaatattttatttacaaactttatttatatttatatctaaTAATGAAAGTAATGTACGCATTTGTAAACAtatagcgtaaaataaaatgataaattCATGCATACACATGAAATATCTATTTCTTACTTCTTTCTACATGTACATTTTATGACTTATATCctttttttaaagaatttcaTATTGCTtggaaatatacataataacacatTTTTTATGACAATATAATAACTTACAAactagttagatccatatttgtACATACTTTTGTAACTTCATAAAATTGGTAAAACTCTGACAGAAGCATTGTTTTCGAAATATCTCTTTAAATATCTATACAATAAATTTAAGATTCTATAAAGAAGGAACACATTGTGTTTACATAAATATACAGAGTAGAATATTCCAATGTTTGTttttgtaattataattaatcttAAAACATGTTACTTCAGTATGCATGTTTTATATTCAGGTATTTGATGGATACATTTTTTCAAGTTCAATTTGTCTTTTACGATGTAATTTGTCTAAGTATGTTAATAGCCTGCTGTTTTGTATTGGAGGCTTCacatcttgcatttttattac contains:
- the Fcp1 gene encoding RNA polymerase II subunit A C-terminal domain phosphatase Fcp1 isoform X1; this translates as MGTIEVTFPNGGQPAKILKWRIRMDAMVSAGRVLFLYQNITPGTEDVKGPEKKFRATRFGRVIKLLVKEGDIVQPGQVVMVLEGCRHPTVMKDLCAECGVDLRVEGVGKENENVQVSQASVPIVHSVPELKVCPELAEKLGKKDIEHLLNERKLALLVDLDQTIVHTTNDDVPPNMKDVYHYQLYGPNSVWYHTRLRPHTRHFLSEMSRLYELHICTFGARNYAHAVAALLDKDGVLFSHRILSRAECFDPTLKTANLKALFPCGDDLVCIIDDREDVWQGCGNLVQVKPYHFFRHTGDINVPPGLEKNDIPVPPELQNTNEVCTDDNQTETDKNGSSELSNEPVTTDNSSENVVEKMPEDKDNACESKENNDEKTKDDTKKDNELNPNSSDESKCNKVLEKNENLPSTEPVQNVKEETAKVDEKNIHDEDDDDYLLYLEDILRRIHAEFYANIDKGLGRKPLREIIPRVRVQVLKGVNLTFSGLIPTNQKLHQSRAYKVARAFGAEVSQDLTDKTTHLVAIRPGTAKANAAKKNGNIKIVNPDWLWTCAERWEHVDERLFPLTAKARASRIPPPHCSSPERIEEQEKSEENSFADSINPLMSFTPEEIEIMDKEVDEDMDDQELEPPVFDTEDVDNADEYDDKTPYNDINFEERTYNLYIVFILILLVLYFLYIVEEDSINEPKRKKKKLCNDSSDDSSSDKDTADDDDDDDPVTRFRRGEDLPDDLDLGDNSQDSVEDLELGDNEDEREWNAMGAALEREFLSE
- the Fcp1 gene encoding RNA polymerase II subunit A C-terminal domain phosphatase Fcp1 isoform X2, producing MGTIEVTFPNGGQPAKILKWRIRMDAMVSAGRVLFLYQNITPGTEDVKGPEKKFRATRFGRVIKLLVKEGDIVQPGQVVMVLEGCRHPTVMKDLCAECGVDLRVEGVGKENENVQVSQASVPIVHSVPELKVCPELAEKLGKKDIEHLLNERKLALLVDLDQTIVHTTNDDVPPNMKDVYHYQLYGPNSVWYHTRLRPHTRHFLSEMSRLYELHICTFGARNYAHAVAALLDKDGVLFSHRILSRAECFDPTLKTANLKALFPCGDDLVCIIDDREDVWQGCGNLVQVKPYHFFRHTGDINVPPGLEKNDIPVPPELQNTNEVCTDDNQTETDKNGSSELSNEPVTTDNSSENVVEKMPEDKDNACESKENNDEKTKDDTKKDNELNPNSSDESKCNKVLEKNENLPSTEPVQNVKEETAKVDEKNIHDEDDDDYLLYLEDILRRIHAEFYANIDKGLGRKPLREIIPRVRVQVLKGVNLTFSGLIPTNQKLHQSRAYKVARAFGAEVSQDLTDKTTHLVAIRPGTAKANAAKKNGNIKIVNPDWLWTCAERWEHVDERLFPLTAKARASRIPPPHCSSPERIEEQEKSEENSFADSINPLMSFTPEEIEIMDKEVDEDMDDQELEPPVFDTEDVDNADEYDDKTPYNDINFEEQEDSINEPKRKKKKLCNDSSDDSSSDKDTADDDDDDDPVTRFRRGEDLPDDLDLGDNSQDSVEDLELGDNEDEREWNAMGAALEREFLSE
- the Snup gene encoding snurportin-1, which produces MATEIKDNIKGTNEKENSNPRAIFYKKPIRKSNYNLDIDNIDTHQDLRRQRLLQIQKKCRDIAFNVGRGILEEAFNSEEDELKEEMEIDEHDKKKYHASKRNKNYANQLMMSEWMFDVPQDFVEKWIIVPCPQGKRTLVVACKGVTKAYNKRGIQLGRFYSALPGGNSSGHRSSCTIIDCLWLKQQKVYCVLDVLAWSNQSLMNCDTEFRFFWLKSQLQEIKELQGRDTHINTFPILSLPNISCDTDISLALANLSYLHPLDGLLFYHRDGQYTKGRTPLVTWLKPFMLPEVLGIFVPPPLDEKPDGYIDYKYYILNSRVKKKKEDSENQMDIADEKC
- the Hook gene encoding hook microtubule tethering protein, which encodes MDDQQLNNLIKWLDTFDLQVPHSTVEDISDGVALADVLAQIAPEWFTAAWRAKIKADVNSNWRLKVSNLKKIIEAVMEYYIECLNQQLSGYVKPDATKIGEHCDNYELRRLLQLILGCAVNCNQKQQYITRIMSMEETVQQAIMQSIQELESNMHGPRLSLGTSLNFESLDVADGTQQRLLAELQLTVDMKEQLAQKCHELDQQLSLLQEEKAALVAENKKLQERLDEFENPEETGSILKYSGLRKQVEALKDELFKVETSRDDYRLKVELLEKEVLELQSRQEDLQKAAEEANHLKDEIDALRETADKVSKYELTIESYKKKMEDLSDLRRQVKILEDKNLEYLQSKIDYEEESKRTAMLRNHLDACKQQLTEIHHKLGEQTNKCDKLEFEEKKLKAKLSTLQRERDRLIVERDALKETNEELKCTQLQAAENISKPSTDSTVENTEMIPIEIKEKLLCLQHENKMLKLKQKGNEDKLPTVQALLEDSEERLNTIRGQYRKANQRIIELENRLEEALGNQSSGENKTDSVNLGQKITQLQDELETVQAENERLLLQVEERENALQAQKQKAFALQEKLTRREYDNAALEERYKKYVEKAKSVIKSLDPKQNTSSPNEVAVLRNQILEQRKIMENMERSLKESKYIKEMEEKLMVSAFYRLGLSCHREAIDQRLAALSSGQGQSFLARQRQPSGRRHLPYNSK